Below is a genomic region from Gadus morhua chromosome 4, gadMor3.0, whole genome shotgun sequence.
cagTCGATCGAGACAGGTAGTGAGCAGACGTCAGGACAGGAAGTGATCGGATGTCAGGACAGGAGGTGACCAGACGTTAGGACAGGGGCTGCTCAGAGGGCGGGACAGGGTGTGCGGAGTGCTTCCCGTCCACTTCCTGCGTGCGGGTGTGGTTCCCGTCCACTTCCTGCGTGCTGGTGTGGATCCCGTCCACTTCCTGTGTGCGGGTGGGGTTCCGGTCCACCTCCTGCGTGCGGGTGGGGTTCCCGTCCACCTCCTGCGTGCGGGTGGGGTTCCCGTCCACCTCCTGCGTGCGGGTGGGGTTCCCGTCCACCTCCTGCGTGTGGGCGTGGATCCAGTCCAGGTAGTTGGAGACGCGGGTGTAGATGCCGTAGTTGCCCGGCCGGGCGCAGCCCTTGCCCCAGCTCACGATGCCCAGCAGGAAGGCGGTGCTGCGGTACTGCGTCACCAGCGGACCCCCGCTGTCCCCCTTGCACGAGTCCTGCGTCCCGTCCAGGAAGCCGGCGCAGAACATGTTGGCGGTGATGCGCACGCCGCTGCGCTCCTCGCAGTCCCGCGTGCGGATCCGGGGCACCCGGGCCCTCAGCAGGAGGCGGGAGGTGGGCCCGTTCTCCCCGCGCCGGCCCCAGCCGCTCACCGTGTGGCGGCCCACCGCCCACAGCTGCCGCTCCGCCAGCCGCCGCGtgggcagacagacgggcagcgCGTAGGGCGACAGGCGCACCGGGGCCGCCAGCCGCAGCAACGCCACGTCGCTGTCGGCCGTCAGGGGGACGTACGCCTCGTGCATCAGCAGCCGGGACACCTGGAGAACCTGCTCCgtgccctcctccaccaccgtgtCGTGTTcccctggagacagagagacagacaggtagacagacagacagacagacagacagacagacagacagacagacaggtagacagacagacaggtagacagacagacagacagacagacagacagacagacagacagacagacagacagacaggtaaacagacagacagacagacagacagacagacagacagacagacagacagacagacagacagacaacagacaCCTGGAGCACCTGCTccgtcccctcctccacctcagttTCATGCTCAcctggacacagagacacacaggtagacacacaggtatacagacagacagacaggtagagagacagacaggtagacacacaggtatacagacagacaggtagatagacagacagacaggtagagggacAGCTAgcaagacagggagagggacaggtagacacagaggtagagagacagacacacaggtagagaggcagagagacagacaggttaccTGCCACCACCTGCAGGTTCTGGGCCTGGATGTCCTCCAGGCAGTGTGACGCCGTCAGCACCCAGCGAGGACTGATAAGAATCCCCCCACAGAACCCCTTCCCCCTGGTCTTCAGCAGGACCTGAACCACAGAGCACATAGAGCACTAGATCTAGAGCACATAGAGCAGAACCCCTTCCCCCTGGTCTTCAGCAGGACCTGAACCACAGAGCACACAGAGCAACACTACACTACATCTAGAGCTcacagagcatgtgtgtgtgtgtgtgtgtgtgtgtgtgtgtgtgtgtgtgtgtgtgtgtgtgtgtgtgtgtctgtgtctgtgtctgtgtctgtgtgtgtgtgtgtgtgtgtgtgtgtgtgtgtgtgtgtgtgtgtgtgtgtgtacctgccaGGGACACTCTCCTTTCGGACATTCACTTCCTCCTACTATGCGTGCACGTGGATCCAGAGCGTTTGATTGGTTTCCCAGAACAGGAACAGTCCCACAGGCAAAGGGTTCTGGGTAATTGACAGGTGTCATGGCGATAAATGCTACTTTATGAAGATGAGTTGAGTGTTACATTATGAAAATACGTTAAATGCGTATTGCTACGTTATCATCAACAGCGTTAACATGCTATGTTCTGATTGATAGGTTTATATGCTAGGTTAGCATTGTTCCATCGATACCAACACTACCAGTGCTAGTAACAATAGCAGCATGCTACCCCTGGTCAGGCAGCTCCTCCCATCCGCGGACAGGAAGTAGCCCTTGGCGCATGAACACGTCCTGCTTCCTCCAGTGTCCTCGCAGAAGTGCTCGCATCTGCCGTTGTCAAGGAGACAGTCTTCTGGGACGTCGAAGAGCTCTGGAGAACAGAAGTCAGAACGGTTAAGGTATTTTTTAATGTATCAAGGCCGGGGCCTCActcagctcagtgtgtgtattaaggtgttgTGTATCAAGGCCTCATTCAGCTCATTGTGTGTATTGAGGTGGTGTTATGTATCAGGGCCTCGctcagctcagtgtgtgtattaaggtggtgtTATGTATCAGGGCCTCActcagctcagtgtgtgtattaaggtggtgtTATGTATCAGGGCCTCActcagctcagtgtgtgtattaaggtggtgttgtgtatcaaggcctcactcagctcagtgtgtgtattaaggtggtgttgtgtatcAGGGCCTCATtcagctcagtgtgtgtattgaggTGGTGTTATGTATCAGGGCCTCGctcagctcagtgtgtgtattaaggtggtgtTATGTATCAGGGCCTCActcagctcagtgtgtgtattaaggtggtgtTATGTATCAGGGCCTCActcagctcagtgtgtgtattaaggtggtgttgtgtatcaaggcctcactcagctcagtgtgtgtattaaggtggtgttgtgtgtatacagtgtgtattaaggtggtgtTATGTATCAGGGCCTCActcagctcagtgtgtgtattaaggtggtgttgtgtgtatacagtgtgtattaaggtggtgtTATGTATCAGGGCCTCActcagctcagtgtgtgtattaaggtggtgtTATGTATCAGGGCCTCActcagctcagtgtgtgtattaaggtgttaTGTATCAGGGCCTCActcagctcagtgtgtgtattaaggtggtgtTATGTATCAGGGCCTCActcagctcagtgtgtgtattaaggtggtgttgtgtgtatacagtgtgtattaaggtggtgttgtgtgtatacagtgtgtattaaggtggtgttgtgtgtatacagtgtgtattaaggtggtgttgtgtatcaaggcctcactcagctcagtgtgtgtattaaggtggtgttgtgtatcagggcctcactcagctcagtgtgtgtattaaggtggtgtTATGTATCAGGGCCTCActcagctcagtgtgtgtattaaggtgttaTGTATCAGGGCCTCActcagctcagtgtgtgtattaaggtgttaTGTATCATGGCCTCACTCAGCTCAGTGTGAGTATTAAGGTGTTATGTATCAGGGCCTCActcagctcagtgtgtgtattaaggtggtgtTATGTATCAGGGCCTCActcagctcagtgtgtgtattaaggtggtgttgtgtgtatacagtgtgtattaaggtggtgttgtgtgtatacagtgtgtattaaggtggtgttgtgtgtatacagtgtgtattaaggtggtgttgtgtatcAAGGCCTCACTCAGCTCAGTGTGAGTATTAAGGTGTTGTGTATCAGGGCCTCActcagctcagtgtgtgtattaaggtggtgtTATGTATCAGGGCCTCActcagctcagtgtgtgtattaaggtgttaTGTATCAGGGCCTCActcagctcagtgtgtgtattaaggtgttaTGTATCAGGGCCTCACTCAGCTCAGTGTGAGTATTAAGGTGTTATGTATCAGGGCCTCActcagctcagtgtgtgtattaaggtggtgttgtgtgtatacagtgtgtattaaggtggtgttgtgtatcagggcctcactcagctcagtgtgtgtattaaggtggtgttgtgtatcagggcctcactcagctcagtgtgtgtatcaAGGTGAagttgtgtgtatacagtgtgtatacacactgtatatacctcactcagctcagtgtgtgtattaaggtggtgttgtgtatcagggcctcactcagctcagtgtgtgtatcaAGGTGAagttgtgtgtatacagtgtgtgtatcagggcctcactcagctcagtgtgtgtattaaggtggtgttgtgtatcagggcctcactcagctcagtgtgtgtatcaAGGTGAagttgtgtgtatacagtgtgtattaaggtggtgttgtgtatcagggcctcactcagctcagtgtgtgtattaaggtggtgttgtgtatcagggcctcactcagctcagtgtgtgtattaaggtggtgttgtgtgtagtgtgtattaaggtggtgCTATGTATCAGGGCCTCACTCAGCTGGCAGTGGGCTCCGCTGAAGCGCGGCTGGCAGTAGCAGATGAAGGACGATCCGTGTGCCGAACAGCTCCCTCCATTCAGGCACGGCccggacgcacacacatccacagctgcacgcacacacgttgtGTTGTTACACAGTGTTAACTTGTGTTGTCACATTGTGTTATGCTGTGTTGTCTAGATACATTGTGTTCTCATGTTGCGTTACATTGAGTTACAGTGTCGTTGGCGTCTTTAAAGGTTGTGTTATGTTGTGACATTGTGTTGATAGCCTGAATTGTTGTGTTGTCTTATGAATGACATTGTGTTACGTTGAGTTTTAACATTGTGCTGTTTTGGCGAGTTGTGTTAGGTTGAGTTTTTATGCTGTGTTGGAACATTGTGTTACGTTGTGTTActttgtgttatgttgtgtcaTGTTGTTGTTCTTACTGTTGTATCGACTCCAAAACTCATCCTGAGGAGAAGGCAAGACTCATGATTACCTCTTTCTTAAACGTACAACATCATAAATACATACAGTGTTtcgatagatatagatagatatagatgtatagatatagatatactaGGGGTTATGAACAACTAGCAATTTATATTTTGCAATTTGTTTTCTTGGTGTACCGAAAATGAACCGAACAGTgacctcaaaaccgaggtacgtaccgaaccgagatttttgtgtaccgttacacccctaagaTCTACAcattgtgtatgcgtgtatacaTTTATTGACTAACGGTAGGCTTGGTGaatataatatacagtatattgtaCATAATATATAGCATATAATGGGTTAGGGGTTAGAGGCATACTATATCCTAGTGTAATATATAGTAAATAATGGGTTAGGAATATACTATATACTGGTATACTATATCATGTAGTAGAGGTACCGACGGTAGACCTGGTGATTATACTGTAATATGAGGTATATAATGGGTATCTGTCCTGCAGTCCAGGTACTGACGGTGGACTTGGTGATTATACTGTAATATGAGGTATATAATGGGTATCTGTCCTGCAGTCCAGGTACTGACGGTGGACTTGGTGATTATACTGTAATATGAGGTATATAATGGGTATCTGTCCTGCAGTCCAGGTACTGACGGTGGACTTGGTGATTATACTGTAATATGAGGTATATAAATGAGGTATATAATGGGTATCTGTCCTGCAGTCCAGGTACTGACGGTGGTCTTGGTGAACTCGAACACCTCCCGCGCCTCCTCGTAGGAGCAGCGCTCCTCCAGGCACTCGCGCTCCAGGTCCCCTCTCTGCAGCTCCTCGAACCAGCCCGCGTTGGACCGCCGCAGCCTGCCCAGGAACCCATGGGCCCTCGGGCCGCTACGCAGTACTGGAACAACACAATCAGTACAGCacacagaacgcacacacaatcagtaCAGCACACAGAACGCACACCATCAGTACAACACTCACTGAACGCACACAATCAGTACAGCACTCACTGAACGCACATCATCAGTACAACacacagaacgcacacacaatcagtaCAACACACAGAACGCACACCATCAGTACAACACTcactgaacgcacacacaatcagtaCAACACACAGAACGCACACCATCAGTACAACACTcactgaacgcacacacaatcagtaCAACACACAGAACGCACACCATCAGTACAACACTcactgaacgcacacacaatcagtaCAACACACAGAACGCACACCATCAGTACAACA
It encodes:
- the LOC115542120 gene encoding coagulation factor VII isoform X2, with the protein product MAVALGGWDSMLLLKLNLVWFTLHTSHSASVLRSGPRAHGFLGRLRRSNAGWFEELQRGDLERECLEERCSYEEAREVFEFTKTTDEFWSRYNTVDVCASGPCLNGGSCSAHGSSFICYCQPRFSGAHCQLKLFDVPEDCLLDNGRCEHFCEDTGGSRTCSCAKGYFLSADGRSCLTREPFACGTVPVLGNQSNALDPRARIVGGSECPKGECPWQVLLKTRGKGFCGGILISPRWVLTASHCLEDIQAQNLQVVAGEHDTVVEEGTEQVLQVSRLLMHEAYVPLTADSDVALLRLAAPVRLSPYALPVCLPTRRLAERQLWAVGRHTVSGWGRRGENGPTSRLLLRARVPRIRTRDCEERSGVRITANMFCAGFLDGTQDSCKGDSGGPLVTQYRSTAFLLGIVSWGKGCARPGNYGIYTRVSNYLDWIHAHTQEVDGNPTRTQEVDGNPTRTQEVDRNPTRTQEVDGIHTSTQEVDGNHTRTQEVDGKHSAHPVPPSEQPLS
- the LOC115542120 gene encoding coagulation factor VII isoform X1 — translated: MAVALGGWDSMLLLKLNLVWFTLHTSHSASVLRSGPRAHGFLGRLRRSNAGWFEELQRGDLERECLEERCSYEEAREVFEFTKTTDEFWSRYNTVDVCASGPCLNGGSCSAHGSSFICYCQPRFSGAHCQLKLFDVPEDCLLDNGRCEHFCEDTGGSRTCSCAKGYFLSADGRSCLTREPFACGTVPVLGNQSNALDPRARIVGGSECPKGECPWQVLLKTRGKGFCGGILISPRWVLTASHCLEDIQAQNLQVVAGEHDTVVEEGTEQVLQVSRLLMHEAYVPLTADSDVALLRLAAPVRLSPYALPVCLPTRRLAERQLWAVGRHTVSGWGRRGENGPTSRLLLRARVPRIRTRDCEERSGVRITANMFCAGFLDGTQDSCKGDSGGPLVTQYRSTAFLLGIVSWGKGCARPGNYGIYTRVSNYLDWIHAHTQEVDGNPTRTQEVDGNPTRTQEVDGNPTRTQEVDRNPTRTQEVDGIHTSTQEVDGNHTRTQEVDGKHSAHPVPPSEQPLS